The following are encoded together in the Mesoplodon densirostris isolate mMesDen1 chromosome 2, mMesDen1 primary haplotype, whole genome shotgun sequence genome:
- the SYF2 gene encoding pre-mRNA-splicing factor SYF2, with amino-acid sequence MAAATVAEKVPVDGAEEQQPPAAAEELAAQKREQRLRKFRELHLKRNEARKLNHQEVVEEDKRLKLPANWEAKKARLEWELQEEEKKKECAARGEDYEKVKLLEISAEDAERWERKKRRKNPDLGFSDYAAAQLRQYHRLTKQIKPDMETYERLREKHEEEFYPTSNSLLHGTHVPSTEEIDRMVVDLEKQIEKRDKYSRRRPYNDDADIDYINERNAKFNKKAERFYGKYTAEIKQNLERGTAV; translated from the exons ATGGCGGCTGCGACTGTAGCAGAGAAG GTGCCGGTAGACGGCGCGGAGGAACAGCAGCCCCCTGCGGCGGCCGAGGAGCTGGCCGCCCAGAAGCGCGAACAGAGACTGCGCAAATTCCGGGAGCTGCACCTGAAGCGG AATGAAGCTCGTAAATTAAATCACCAGGAAGTTGTTGAAGAAGATAAAAGACTTAAGTTACCTGCAAATTGGGAAGCCAAAAAAGCTCGTTTGGAATGGGAActacaagaagaagaaaagaaaaag gaatGTGCAGCAAGAGGGGAAGACTACGAGAAAGTGAAGTTGCTAGAGATCAGTGCAGAAGATGCAGAAAGAtgggagaggaaaaagaggaggaaaaatccTGACCTGGGATTTTCAG attatgCTGCTGCCCAGCTTCGCCAGTACCATCGGCTGACCAAACAGATCAAACCGGACATGGAAACATATGAGAGACTGAGAGAAAAGCA TGAAGAAGAGTTTTACCCAACATCCAACAGTCTTCTTCATGGGACACATGTGCCTTCCACAGAGGAAATTGATAGGATGGTCGTAGACCTGGAAAAACA AATTGAAAAACGAGACAAATATAGTCGGAGACGTCCTTATAATGATGATGCAGATATTGACTACATTAACGAAAGGAATGCCAAATTCAACAAGAAGGCAGAAAGATTCTATGGGAAGTATACAGCTGAAATTAAACAGAATTTGGAAAGAGGAACAGCTGTCTAA
- the RSRP1 gene encoding arginine/serine-rich protein 1 isoform X1, whose product MSSYVNDLWPGSPHKASPTSSRSGPSSRLSSASGSRSPRSSRSRSIVSSRSWSRSRSRSPPRRRSRSRSRSRRRHRRRYRRYSRSYSRSRSRPRSRRYRERHHGSSRSSYRSLSRPRSRGRSHYRRAYAFARDRRYYGFGRTVHPEERRDWRGRSRTRSRSPTPFRLSEKDRMELLEIAKANAAKALGTANFDLPASLRTVSVSKETNRGTAVLNNGAKSELSDKLIEDETENPNEKSSQQKSIAFSSNNSVAKPLLQKSAKATAEETSSGSPKIDKKKSPYGLWIPVEKNINS is encoded by the exons ATGTCCAGCTACGTGAACGACCTGTGGCCGGGCTCGCCGCACAAGGCCTCCCCCACGTCGTCGCGGTCGGGCCCGTCCAGCCGGCTGTCCTCGGCGTCCGGGAGCCGCTCTCCCAGAAGCTCTCGGTCCCGATCCATCGTCTCGAGTCGGTCGTGGTCGCggagccgcagccgcagcccgcCCCGGCGGAGGAGCAGGTCGAGGTCTCGCTCCCGAAGGCGCCACCGGAGGAGGTACCGGCGCTACTCGCGCTCGTACTCGCGGAGCCGCTCGCGCCCCCGCAGCCGCCGGTACCGGGAGAGGCACCACGGCTCCTCCAGGAGTTCCTACCGGTCCCTCAGCCGCCCCCGCTCCCGCGGCCGCTCGCATTACCGGAGGGCCTACGCCTTCGCGCGGGACCGTCGTTACTACGGCTTCGGCCGCACCGTCCACCCGGAGGAGCGCAGAGACTGGAGGGGGCGATCCCGGACCAGGTCGCGGAGCCCAACCCCATTTCGTCTGAGTGAGAAGG ATCGAATGGAGCTGTTAGAAATAGCAAAAGCCAATGCCGCAAAAGCATTAGGAACAGCCAACTTTGACTTGCCAGCTAGTCTCAGAACTGTTTCTGTATCTAAAGAAACCAACCGTGGAACAGCTGTACTGAATAATGGTGCAAAATCTGAG CTGTCAGATAAGTTAATAgaagatgaaacagaaaatcCCAACGAGAAGTCTTCCCAGCAAAAAAGCATAGCTTTTAGCTCTAAT AATTCTGTAGCAAAGCCATTGCTTCAGAAATCAGCTAAAGCTACTGCTGAAGAGACCTCTTCAGGATCCCCAAAAATAGATAAGAAGAAAAGTCCATATGGACTGTGGATACCTGTCGAAAAGAACATCAATAGCTAA
- the RSRP1 gene encoding arginine/serine-rich protein 1 isoform X2, producing MSSYVNDLWPGSPHKASPTSSRSGPSSRLSSASGSRSPRSSRSRSIVSSRSWSRSRSRSPPRRRSRSRSRSRRRHRRRYRRYSRSYSRSRSRPRSRRYRERHHGSSRSSYRSLSRPRSRGRSHYRRAYAFARDRRYYGFGRTVHPEERRDWRGRSRTRSRSPTPFRLSEKDRMELLEIAKANAAKALGTANFDLPASLRTVSVSKETNRGTAVLNNGAKSEKS from the exons ATGTCCAGCTACGTGAACGACCTGTGGCCGGGCTCGCCGCACAAGGCCTCCCCCACGTCGTCGCGGTCGGGCCCGTCCAGCCGGCTGTCCTCGGCGTCCGGGAGCCGCTCTCCCAGAAGCTCTCGGTCCCGATCCATCGTCTCGAGTCGGTCGTGGTCGCggagccgcagccgcagcccgcCCCGGCGGAGGAGCAGGTCGAGGTCTCGCTCCCGAAGGCGCCACCGGAGGAGGTACCGGCGCTACTCGCGCTCGTACTCGCGGAGCCGCTCGCGCCCCCGCAGCCGCCGGTACCGGGAGAGGCACCACGGCTCCTCCAGGAGTTCCTACCGGTCCCTCAGCCGCCCCCGCTCCCGCGGCCGCTCGCATTACCGGAGGGCCTACGCCTTCGCGCGGGACCGTCGTTACTACGGCTTCGGCCGCACCGTCCACCCGGAGGAGCGCAGAGACTGGAGGGGGCGATCCCGGACCAGGTCGCGGAGCCCAACCCCATTTCGTCTGAGTGAGAAGG ATCGAATGGAGCTGTTAGAAATAGCAAAAGCCAATGCCGCAAAAGCATTAGGAACAGCCAACTTTGACTTGCCAGCTAGTCTCAGAACTGTTTCTGTATCTAAAGAAACCAACCGTGGAACAGCTGTACTGAATAATGGTGCAAAATCTGAG AAATCATGA